AGCGTCAATATTAAGTTGAGCTTTAAAGAAAATGAGTCCTTCCATGTGCTAGGTGAAAGAAAAAAATTAGAACAGGCTCTCATTAATATCATGAAAAATGGAATAGAAGCGATGGAAAGCGGCGGGGAAATGTTCATCGAAATAGAGTATGAGGTCCAGCGTCTCTGTATCAACATTTCTGATACCGGAAAAGGGATGACCCAAATGCAGATCGATCGTCTTGGCGAACCTTATTTTACAACGAAAGAAAAAGGAACGGGATTAGGGTTAATGGTTTCATTTAGTATTATTCAAAGTATGGGCGGGAGCATTACAGTAAGAAGTGAGATCCATAAAGGAACCTGTTTTTCTATTATATTGCCGGTTATTGCTGTTAAGATGTCCTAAAATGCCACCGTCAATGTATGCCTTTCCTGTTGTGAATAAAGCGAATTTTTGGTCAAAATGGCGTCGCCGCTCCAAAGGGTAAATTCAATAGCTATAAGGGGCTGTTTGCGATAGAATAACGATAAAAGTTTTAAACTTTCAGGCTGGCAGGAGGAAAGGCCATTGAAACAATGGAAAGATCTTTATCACTATTTAATGAGTCAAACAGACCGATTAACAGAAGACTGGTACGCAGCACTCGAGAAAGAGGATTCTGCCGGGATTTATGCTTCTGCTACGGCTGAACATGTGCAGCTTTTAAAAAATCAGCATTATAAATTGCACCATTATTTTTTTCAGATATTCTCAGAAGAAAAACAGGCTTCTGTCCAATCATTTAAGGAATGGGTGATGGAGCTCGCCAGTGATCCAAGCTATCTAGCCACTCCACTCCATGAAGTATTAAGAGAGTTGTATAGAACTCGCGGCGAATATCTGAAACTTGTAAAAGAATTTGCATCACTGCATAAGGATGAGTATTCTCAAGAAGACGTTGATCAATGGAATGAGATGATTATCGACACCATGGATAAAGTAACAACCGTGTTCACAGAGGAGCATAACCGAATTTTAGCCAGAAATTATCAAGCCCACCGGGAAATGATTTATGAGTTAAGCGCGCCTGTCATCGTTCTTAACGAAACAACAGGGCTGCTTCCGCTTGTGGGAGAAATTGATCATTCGCGGGCTAAGTTTATCATTGAAAAAACGTTAAAGCAGTGTGCGCAAAAAAACATAGATGTTCTTTTCATTGATTTATCCGGAGTAGTAGCAATCGACGGAGAAGTCGCCCAGCGGCTTTTTCAATTGCATGAATCTCTAGGGCTGATCGGTGTAAAAACAACATTATCAGGAGTTCGCCCTGAGGTTGCACAGACGGCCGTGCAATTGGGGCTTTCTTTTGATAAAATTCCGGTTACCTCAACGTTATCGAGGGCTTTGAATTATAACCCAAAGAACCTTCACTAAACAAAGGGATCGCTATTATATGGCGGTCCTTTTTCTATTGAGGTAAACTGCCTTTTCGAATTTTTAAAGTGGGAAAATAAATTCCATTTCTCCTGTTTTTTTTGAGCACTAGACAGAATAATTTTTGCTGTCTGTAAATCAACGGTTTGTTAAGCGGGCCTTCCGCCTGTTTGTCATTTGCTCTTCAAGTACATAACTTTTTGGACAGCTCTAACGTTGAATAAACTCAGTTAAGTGAGCAGCTACCCCGCAAAGTTGAGTCCTTCGA
The genomic region above belongs to Domibacillus sp. DTU_2020_1001157_1_SI_ALB_TIR_016 and contains:
- a CDS encoding STAS domain-containing protein; this translates as MKQWKDLYHYLMSQTDRLTEDWYAALEKEDSAGIYASATAEHVQLLKNQHYKLHHYFFQIFSEEKQASVQSFKEWVMELASDPSYLATPLHEVLRELYRTRGEYLKLVKEFASLHKDEYSQEDVDQWNEMIIDTMDKVTTVFTEEHNRILARNYQAHREMIYELSAPVIVLNETTGLLPLVGEIDHSRAKFIIEKTLKQCAQKNIDVLFIDLSGVVAIDGEVAQRLFQLHESLGLIGVKTTLSGVRPEVAQTAVQLGLSFDKIPVTSTLSRALNYNPKNLH